In Sesamum indicum cultivar Zhongzhi No. 13 linkage group LG8, S_indicum_v1.0, whole genome shotgun sequence, the sequence AATCTACCTGGGCACGAAGATTTCTCCCAATACAAACAAGTTCATGGTGACCATGCCCAAAATGGAGAGCAAGATCTCAACTTCAATGgctaaaaatcaagaaatcatAGATGAATTCAAGGGGGTGAGCTTCAAATGGAGGCAGATTACTAGACAGGTTGAGTCCTCACGTCCGACTTCACACCCCGGCCAATACGTCCACCAGCAGGAAGTTAGATATTTCCAGGTTCGTTTTCACAAGAAACATAAGCAAATGGTGTTTGACTCCTACTTCCCTTACGTTCTAAGGGAGTCCAAAACcatgaaagaagagaaaaagaccCTGAAAATCTACACTCTCAATAGCGAGCAGTTCCGTAGATATTCAGGGGATTATTCTTGGAACTCCATCAAGCTTGATCATCCAGCAACCTTCGATACGTTGGCCATGGACGATAAGCTCAAGAAAATGATCATGGACGATCTTGACATGTTTGTCAGGCGAAGGGATTTTTATAGAAAAGTGGGAAAGGCGTGGAAACGAGGGTACTTGTTGTACGGTCCACCTGGGACGGGGAAGTCGAGCCTGATAGCAGCTATGGCGAATTACCTTAACTTCGATGTGTATGACTTGGAGTTAACTGATATCCACACCAATTCTGACCTGAGGAAACTGTTGATTAACACAGCAAATAGGTCTATCCTAGTAGTTGAGGACATCGACTGCAGTATTGAAATAGATGATAGGAAGGCTGAGGAACGAGCACTCAAAATGCTGAAATCGAGTCAAAGCCAAATCCAGACTGTCAATATAGTTCGGAAAGACAAAGCTAACCAGGTAATCATCTGTAGGTaggtttgtgtgtgtatgaaatgccactacaaaaaatacaacaattaaCCATGGTTAAAAACAATAACTGTAGCAAAATGCTATTGACCACGACTATGTAATGCTTGTTGGCCGTGGGCTAAAAGCCAtggcaaataactttttcttggtaaaaaatctatatttttcaattgattttatttaatcatggtcaataaaattgtagtcaataattattttttttctatgtgCAGGGCTGCATGCATTAAAGCATTTAATTAAGCCAATACTGCCAACATCTGATTTCTTGATCATTTGGTTATTCGGTTAGGTAACTCTATCAGGGCTGCTGAATTTCATCGATGGTCTATGGTCTAGTTGTGGAGACGAAAGGATTATTGTCTTCACGACTAATCACAAGGACCGATTGGACCCTGCGTTGCTTCGCCCTGGACGAATGGATGTGCACATTTTCATGTCTTACTGTACGCCTACTGCATTCAAGACTCTAGCAGCTAATTACCATGGAATTACGGATCACATGCTTTTCCCGGAAATAGGCAGTTTGCTAGAGGAAACAACCGTGACCCCAGCTGAAGTTGGTGAGCAATTGCTGAGGAGTGAGAATGTTGAGGTTGCACTCGGGGGCCTGATTCAGTTTCTCttggagaaaaagaaggaaagtgATGAACAAAAGGCAAAAGACATGTTAGATgaaggagaagaaaatgatgaagaaTGATAACAGTTAACTAACAATTGAGGGATTCAGAATTTTACTAGTTTCCAATGTATGTTTTCTTGTATTGTACTGTACTGTGCTGCACAATAACTTGTAGCGTTTGGCTGATGATACCTTGAAATTTATCCATGTTTGCACTAATTTGCGAAAGATTCTTCGACACATCAATTGATTCATCTGCCTTATGAAGTGGAAAAGCTCGAGCATCAGATGCTCTGATTCAGGTGGTGAGGACCAATCCAATGGCCATGAGTACAGCAGGTGCAGTGCACCCGGAAGTACCAAGAAACGGGTTATTTGCATAGACCTCGCCTGAGGTTCTAAGATTTGGTGTTTCGCAAGAATCTCCCTTGATGTTAGTTGACCGATAGTCAACAGTTAAATATAACCCACCAAGAAACTGTTGAAGACTTTTGGAACTGATACGTCAAAGTCAatgcatatattataaacaacCAACTAAGGAAGGCAGCAGGAAAAAGCAAACCCCAAGAATCAAGACTCCACCACCACTACAAGTCCAAGTCTTTGCTTTAATGTTCCAAGTCACTCTCCTATATATTCACATCTCATCGGTGCAGTTTTCTCTCTCACCCCCAAATTCCTACACAACCTCTCTCCACTTTGAAAACCTTTTTCAGTCCGTCAACCCAAAACAAATATCCTTTCAAAAATCTTCTTCAATATTGGCCTTTTTTGTGGATAATGGGAGCTGAAATCACAGCCTAGATTCTTGTCTTCACGCGCCAAAAGAAGAACCCCGTTTTCGGATTCTGTTGAATTCCAAGATTTGATTCTGCTACGACCCAAAAGAAACAACAGAACAATGTATTCAAATATTGAACTCCCGTCGACCAAGACAGTGATCTCCGCCGCCGCTTCCGTCGCGGCCACGGCCGTGCTAGTTCGGTCATTTGCCCGAGATTTCCTCCCCCATGAGCTCAGTCAATATTTCTCGATCAAGCTCCAAAACCTTTTTACTGCATTCTCTAATGAAATAACCTTGGTCATCCATGAGTTCGATGGCCTAAACAGAAACCAACTCTTTCACGCCGCAAGACTCTATGTGGCCACCATTATTACCCCCTCCACCAAGAGATTTCGGGCTTCGCTGCCCGAAAAGGAGAAGAGAATCCGTGTTTCAGTGGGAGGAAATGACGATATCACCGATAAGTTTTGTGGGTTCCAACTGAAATGGAGGATAGTTGTCAAAGAAACTCAACCCCGGTACGTTAACTACCCCGATGACTTCCAACACACTCTGACAACTGAATTTAGGTGCTTGGAGTTAACCTTCCACAAGAAACACAAAGACAAGGTTTTCAATGAGTATTTGACATATGTTATTGAAAGATCAAAAGCTGTTAAAGAGGAACAAAAGACCCTTAAATTGCACACGTTGAGAAATGATAGAATGCATGGACTACGGCGGGATCCATGGCAAGCTGTGAATCTTGATCACCCGGCAAATTTTGGGACTTTAGCAATGGATGAGGAGATCAAGAAGACGATAATAGATGATCTTGACAGGTT encodes:
- the LOC105169663 gene encoding AAA-ATPase At3g50940-like, whose translation is MVSISNMLPDHGNLPSAKTIVSTAASLAASAMVIRSIARDLIPYEFQQYVYLSIHSFFKSFSSEITLIIEESSGLSTNQIYKAAEIYLGTKISPNTNKFMVTMPKMESKISTSMAKNQEIIDEFKGVSFKWRQITRQVESSRPTSHPGQYVHQQEVRYFQVRFHKKHKQMVFDSYFPYVLRESKTMKEEKKTLKIYTLNSEQFRRYSGDYSWNSIKLDHPATFDTLAMDDKLKKMIMDDLDMFVRRRDFYRKVGKAWKRGYLLYGPPGTGKSSLIAAMANYLNFDVYDLELTDIHTNSDLRKLLINTANRSILVVEDIDCSIEIDDRKAEERALKMLKSSQSQIQTVNIVRKDKANQVTLSGLLNFIDGLWSSCGDERIIVFTTNHKDRLDPALLRPGRMDVHIFMSYCTPTAFKTLAANYHGITDHMLFPEIGSLLEETTVTPAEVGEQLLRSENVEVALGGLIQFLLEKKKESDEQKAKDMLDEGEENDEE